One segment of Neobacillus endophyticus DNA contains the following:
- a CDS encoding sigma-54 interaction domain-containing protein encodes MQNVMIVGAGKGGTAILKILKESEVLNVYVVIDRNLDAPGMKLAQQEGIKIGTEWYPFLNDNIDIIIEVTGDDRVFQSLRNTKSKKTVLIPGSVAFLFSTLMEEKEELLKKHQNESYFQELIFNATNDGMVVINHHGTIILFNRRAEEMMGVKKDQAIGEFVIDVISESRLPIILETRRIETNQEMVLGNGRKIITTRIPIMEENGELIGAVAVFKDITEVVNLAEEITNLKEIQTMLQAIIHSSDDAISVVDENGRGILINPAYTRITGLTEDRVIGKPATADISEGESMHMKVLQTRRAVRGVPMRVGPNEKEVIVNVAPIIVNGKLKGSVGVIHDMSEMKSLSRELNRARQIIRKLEAKYTFEDIIGTSDEMMLAIEQAKLGAKTPATVLLRGESGTGKELFAHAIHNASDRKYNKFIRVNCAAISESLLESELFGYEEGAFSGAVRGGKRGLFEEANNGSIFLDEIGELSANTQAKLLRVLQENEIIRVGGTKPITINVRIVAATNVNLEKGIAAGTFREDLYYRLNRMPIQIPPLRKRKDEIPALCERLIQKINRDYGRNVEGITSAALIQLMAYNWPGNVRELENILGRAIIFMNYTETFIDVHHLPELNNRKTINEIPVSSITIEETSPLQQTLAEMIEVYEANIIQQTLKRLNGNKTLTAKTLGLSVRNLYYKLDKYEIEKNSTQ; translated from the coding sequence ATGCAAAATGTCATGATTGTTGGAGCGGGAAAAGGCGGGACCGCCATATTGAAAATACTTAAAGAATCCGAAGTACTAAATGTTTATGTCGTAATTGATCGTAATTTGGACGCACCTGGGATGAAGCTGGCACAGCAGGAAGGGATTAAAATAGGGACAGAATGGTACCCATTTTTAAATGATAACATTGATATTATTATTGAAGTCACTGGGGATGATCGTGTGTTCCAATCATTAAGGAACACGAAAAGTAAAAAAACAGTATTGATTCCTGGCAGTGTAGCGTTTCTTTTTTCAACATTAATGGAAGAGAAAGAAGAATTATTAAAAAAACATCAAAATGAATCCTATTTTCAGGAATTAATCTTTAATGCGACAAATGATGGTATGGTGGTTATCAATCATCACGGGACCATTATTTTATTTAATCGCCGTGCTGAAGAAATGATGGGAGTAAAAAAAGATCAGGCAATTGGGGAATTTGTAATAGACGTGATCTCAGAAAGCAGGCTGCCCATCATCCTTGAAACAAGAAGGATAGAGACTAATCAAGAAATGGTCTTGGGCAATGGCCGGAAAATTATTACGACCAGGATCCCTATCATGGAAGAAAACGGCGAATTGATTGGGGCAGTCGCGGTTTTTAAGGATATAACAGAGGTAGTCAATTTGGCTGAAGAGATTACAAATTTAAAGGAAATTCAAACAATGCTGCAGGCAATCATTCACTCGAGTGATGACGCCATCTCTGTAGTAGATGAAAATGGCAGGGGAATTTTGATTAATCCTGCTTATACAAGAATTACAGGCCTTACAGAAGATCGGGTTATTGGTAAGCCCGCTACAGCTGATATTTCTGAAGGTGAAAGTATGCATATGAAAGTTTTGCAAACAAGGAGAGCTGTACGCGGAGTTCCGATGAGAGTAGGACCTAATGAAAAAGAAGTGATCGTAAATGTTGCCCCGATTATCGTAAATGGAAAGCTAAAGGGAAGTGTTGGCGTCATTCATGACATGTCAGAAATGAAATCGCTCAGCCGAGAATTAAACAGAGCAAGGCAAATTATCCGCAAGCTTGAAGCAAAGTATACCTTTGAGGATATTATTGGCACTTCAGATGAAATGATGCTGGCTATAGAACAGGCCAAGCTTGGCGCGAAAACTCCTGCAACCGTCCTACTTCGTGGTGAATCGGGAACGGGGAAAGAGCTGTTTGCTCACGCTATTCATAATGCAAGTGACCGTAAATATAACAAGTTTATCCGTGTAAACTGTGCAGCGATTTCTGAGTCATTGCTAGAAAGCGAATTGTTTGGATACGAGGAAGGAGCGTTCTCCGGCGCTGTAAGGGGCGGAAAAAGAGGCTTGTTTGAAGAAGCGAATAATGGCAGTATTTTCCTTGATGAAATTGGTGAACTTTCAGCAAATACGCAAGCAAAGTTACTAAGGGTTCTACAGGAAAATGAAATCATTCGTGTAGGCGGGACCAAGCCGATCACCATTAATGTACGAATTGTTGCAGCAACGAACGTTAATCTTGAAAAGGGTATTGCCGCGGGCACCTTTAGGGAAGACTTATATTATCGTCTGAATCGCATGCCGATTCAAATTCCGCCGCTTAGAAAGCGAAAGGATGAGATTCCAGCCCTTTGTGAGCGGCTAATTCAAAAAATTAATCGCGATTATGGACGAAATGTGGAAGGAATTACAAGTGCGGCCTTAATACAATTAATGGCTTATAATTGGCCAGGGAATGTTCGGGAATTAGAAAATATTTTAGGTCGGGCGATTATTTTTATGAACTATACCGAAACATTCATTGATGTCCATCATTTGCCAGAATTGAATAACCGCAAAACCATAAATGAAATCCCAGTATCTTCGATTACTATAGAAGAAACTTCCCCATTACAACAAACACTTGCCGAAATGATAGAAGTGTATGAAGCAAATATTATTCAGCAAACATTAAAGCGCTTAAATGGAAATAAAACATTAACAGCAAAGACATTGGGGTTGTCTGTAAGAAATTTATATTATAAACTGGATAAATACGAGATTGAAAAAAATAGCACGCAGTAA
- a CDS encoding DUF2627 domain-containing protein, which produces MIRIIALMILLIPGFMAAWGIKLMRDMTFGILQAPFPNLWIQFLAGLVFFIGGLGFVAGFIFHRDRKRNNVQTKFKKMK; this is translated from the coding sequence ATGATACGGATTATTGCCCTTATGATTTTATTAATTCCCGGTTTTATGGCTGCTTGGGGAATTAAATTAATGCGTGATATGACATTCGGGATTCTCCAAGCACCATTTCCGAACTTATGGATCCAGTTTCTTGCCGGGCTTGTATTTTTTATCGGAGGACTAGGATTTGTTGCAGGGTTCATTTTTCATCGTGACCGAAAAAGAAATAATGTTCAAACTAAATTTAAAAAGATGAAATAA
- a CDS encoding glycerophosphodiester phosphodiesterase translates to MTQIFAHRGYSAAYAENTMSAFVAAQKAGADGIELDTQLTKDGEIVVIHDEKVDRTTGGNGFVKELTFKEIRKLNANKKGIRKEPIPALEEVLEWLKTNKLVCNIELKNGLFPYEGMEKKVIELIRKYDLANRIIISSFNHYSIVYSYQLAPEIETAPLFIEGIYMPWIYSQSIRAKGIHPKYSGISDSVIKMTMENGIAVRPYTVNRERDMSRLFQVNCTAFITDDPVKALRIRGEYEKGPQM, encoded by the coding sequence GTGACGCAAATTTTTGCTCATCGCGGCTATTCTGCAGCTTATGCTGAAAATACCATGAGTGCTTTTGTAGCTGCTCAAAAGGCGGGTGCTGATGGAATAGAGCTTGATACACAGTTAACAAAAGACGGTGAAATTGTGGTGATCCACGATGAAAAAGTGGACCGCACGACAGGTGGAAACGGCTTTGTGAAGGAATTAACTTTTAAAGAGATTCGAAAGCTGAATGCCAACAAAAAAGGAATCAGAAAGGAACCAATTCCTGCATTGGAAGAAGTGCTGGAATGGCTTAAAACAAACAAGCTGGTTTGTAATATAGAATTAAAAAACGGCCTTTTCCCGTACGAAGGAATGGAGAAAAAGGTGATTGAGCTGATTCGTAAATACGATTTGGCCAATCGGATTATTATTTCCTCGTTTAACCATTACAGTATTGTCTACAGCTATCAGCTGGCGCCAGAAATTGAAACAGCCCCTCTCTTTATCGAAGGGATTTATATGCCATGGATATACTCCCAATCCATTCGTGCAAAAGGAATTCATCCGAAGTACTCCGGCATCTCTGATTCGGTTATAAAAATGACGATGGAGAATGGAATTGCGGTACGTCCATACACAGTGAATCGGGAACGGGATATGAGCCGATTGTTTCAAGTGAACTGCACCGCTTTTATTACTGATGATCCTGTAAAGGCATTGCGGATAAGGGGAGAATATGAAAAGGGACCGCAAATGTGA
- the spo0A gene encoding sporulation transcription factor Spo0A, whose product MKKIKVCIVDDNRELVGLLEDYISSQDDMEVVGIAHNGQECLDLISSVDPDVLVLDIIMPHLDGLAVLERLREMRKGVLPNVIMLTAFGQEDVTKKAVELGASYFILKPFDMENLGSHIRQVSGSSASFSSRKVPAQSYRPQQEAKPKNLDASITSIIHEIGVPAHIKGYLYLREAISMVFNDIELLGSITKVLYPDIAKKYNTTASRVERAIRHAIEVAWSRGNIDSISSLFGYTVSMSKAKPTNSEFIAMVADKLRLEHKAS is encoded by the coding sequence TTGAAGAAAATTAAAGTTTGTATAGTTGATGATAATAGGGAATTGGTTGGCTTATTAGAGGATTATATTTCTTCACAAGATGATATGGAAGTTGTAGGAATTGCACATAATGGACAGGAATGCCTGGATTTAATCAGCTCGGTAGATCCTGATGTTCTTGTATTGGATATTATTATGCCTCATCTTGACGGATTGGCAGTTCTAGAGCGTCTTCGTGAAATGAGAAAAGGAGTTTTACCGAATGTCATTATGCTGACAGCATTCGGTCAGGAAGATGTAACGAAAAAAGCTGTAGAACTTGGGGCATCCTATTTTATCCTTAAACCATTTGATATGGAGAATTTGGGCAGCCATATTCGCCAGGTCAGCGGAAGCAGCGCATCGTTTTCCTCTCGAAAGGTACCGGCTCAAAGTTATCGCCCTCAGCAGGAAGCAAAACCGAAAAATCTGGATGCAAGCATTACAAGCATAATTCATGAGATTGGTGTACCAGCACATATTAAGGGTTACTTATATTTACGTGAAGCCATTTCTATGGTTTTTAATGATATTGAATTATTGGGTTCGATTACAAAAGTTTTGTATCCTGACATTGCAAAAAAATATAACACAACGGCTAGCCGTGTGGAAAGAGCGATTAGGCATGCGATCGAAGTGGCCTGGAGCAGAGGAAATATCGATTCTATCTCCTCCTTATTCGGTTATACAGTTAGTATGTCTAAAGCCAAACCTACAAACAGCGAGTTCATTGCCATGGTTGCTGATAAGCTGCGTTTGGAACATAAAGCATCTTAA
- the spoIVB gene encoding SpoIVB peptidase: MRLEIIRKIIGGILLVSLVSLIFFQPMHQYLNIPKTITVFEGQDFSFNKAAPVSAALVSHQSNVKLEENQHSVKVKGLENGKNEMLLEFAGIPIKKVDVNVLKDFRVIPGGQSIGVKLNTVGVLVVGHHLVNTLSGKKSPGEIAGIKVGDIITEINGNKIEKMTDVAPYVQAAGQSGKALNIMISRENGKFTTKLTPLKDKGENTYKLGLYIRDSAAGIGTMTFYHPQSKKYGALGHVISDMDTKKPIVVEDGQIVRSTVTSIEKGSNGDPGEKLARFSSDGEIVGNIQKNSPFGIFGELNKQLKNGILDKPLPIALSSQVKEGPAKILTVVNNDKVEEFDIEIVSTIPQKFPATKGMVIKVTDPKLLEKTGGIVQGMSGSPIIQDGKLVGAVTHVFVNDPTSGYGVHIEWMLDEAGINIYDMPKNKAS; the protein is encoded by the coding sequence TTGAGGTTAGAGATCATTAGAAAGATTATTGGTGGAATTCTCCTTGTTTCATTAGTCAGCCTTATTTTTTTTCAGCCTATGCATCAATATTTGAATATTCCTAAAACAATAACGGTTTTTGAAGGACAGGATTTCAGTTTCAACAAGGCTGCCCCGGTTTCAGCCGCATTAGTTTCTCATCAATCAAATGTAAAACTTGAGGAAAATCAACATTCAGTTAAGGTTAAGGGATTAGAAAACGGTAAAAACGAAATGCTGTTGGAGTTTGCTGGAATACCTATAAAAAAAGTCGATGTAAACGTTTTAAAGGATTTCAGGGTTATTCCAGGCGGTCAGTCCATTGGTGTAAAATTAAATACTGTTGGCGTATTAGTGGTGGGCCACCATTTAGTAAATACCCTTAGTGGGAAAAAGTCTCCAGGTGAAATCGCAGGTATCAAAGTTGGTGATATTATTACCGAAATAAATGGTAATAAAATCGAAAAAATGACAGACGTTGCACCATATGTTCAGGCTGCGGGACAAAGCGGAAAAGCTCTTAATATCATGATTAGCAGAGAAAATGGGAAATTTACAACAAAATTAACCCCTTTAAAAGATAAAGGTGAAAATACCTATAAGCTCGGCTTATATATACGTGATTCTGCTGCTGGCATCGGAACCATGACTTTTTATCATCCCCAATCGAAAAAATATGGCGCCTTAGGGCATGTCATTTCAGATATGGATACAAAAAAACCAATTGTGGTTGAAGATGGACAGATCGTCCGATCTACTGTCACTTCAATTGAAAAAGGGAGCAATGGCGACCCTGGTGAAAAACTGGCACGTTTCTCATCTGACGGGGAAATTGTCGGCAATATACAAAAGAACAGCCCATTCGGCATTTTTGGAGAGTTGAATAAACAGTTGAAAAATGGCATATTGGATAAGCCTCTTCCAATTGCTCTATCCAGTCAGGTAAAGGAAGGACCTGCCAAGATATTGACGGTTGTGAACAATGACAAAGTGGAGGAATTTGATATTGAGATTGTCAGCACAATTCCTCAAAAGTTTCCAGCAACAAAAGGAATGGTCATTAAAGTAACAGACCCAAAACTATTGGAAAAAACCGGAGGAATTGTTCAAGGAATGAGTGGCAGCCCTATTATTCAAGATGGAAAGCTTGTTGGAGCAGTAACACATGTTTTTGTTAATGATCCAACTTCGGGATATGGGGTTCATATTGAATGGATGTTAGATGAAGCGGGAATTAACATTTATGATATGCCTAAAAATAAAGCTAGCTAA